One stretch of bacterium DNA includes these proteins:
- a CDS encoding Smr/MutS family protein, which produces MDNRDKELFDIVDRAGHIIGQTSRQVCHSGPGLLHRVAHVLVFNSRGELYLQKRSQTKDIQPGKWDTSVGGHLAPGEDFRKGGCRELEEELGIKEVELAHLYDYIWESERESELVSAFKVIYDGPIRFDPLEIEEGRFFTFSEIESKLGSGLFTPNFEEEYKRYNEQDKLTDEAEGGLAEVFIVTDVLDLHGFFPQQIPDTIREFIRNAIDLRLNKLRIIHGKGKSKLKYLVRQELKKHPQVVYFADASPEFGGWGATVVELAQNGELKQ; this is translated from the coding sequence ATGGATAACCGGGATAAGGAACTCTTTGATATTGTTGATCGGGCGGGCCATATTATCGGTCAGACATCACGCCAGGTATGTCACAGTGGTCCAGGCTTGCTCCATCGGGTGGCCCACGTGTTGGTCTTTAATTCGAGGGGCGAGCTATATCTCCAGAAACGCTCTCAAACCAAGGACATTCAGCCCGGCAAATGGGATACCTCGGTGGGCGGCCATCTTGCCCCTGGCGAAGATTTCAGGAAGGGGGGCTGTCGAGAACTGGAGGAGGAACTGGGTATCAAGGAAGTAGAGCTGGCCCATTTATATGATTATATCTGGGAGAGTGAACGTGAATCGGAATTGGTGAGTGCCTTTAAGGTTATTTATGATGGCCCGATTAGATTTGATCCCCTTGAGATCGAAGAAGGCAGGTTCTTTACTTTCTCAGAGATTGAATCCAAGCTGGGGAGCGGTCTCTTTACCCCAAACTTTGAGGAAGAATATAAGCGATACAATGAACAAGATAAACTGACTGACGAAGCTGAGGGCGGTCTGGCGGAGGTTTTTATCGTCACAGACGTCCTTGACCTTCATGGTTTTTTCCCCCAGCAGATTCCGGATACGATCCGGGAATTTATCAGGAATGCCATTGACCTGAGGCTTAACAAGCTGAGAATTATTCATGGTAAGGGCAAAAGCAAGCTAAAGTATCTTGTCCGCCAAGAATTAAAAAAACATCCTCAGGTAGTTTACTTTGCTGATGCCTCACCCGAATTCGGTGGTTGGGGAGCGACCGTGGTGGAATTAGCTCAAAATGGTGAGCTGAAACAGTAA
- the lpxB gene encoding lipid-A-disaccharide synthase: protein MQDTMTPSVMIVAGEVSGDLHGASLAAALRQLDPGVNIFGTGGVRMRQAGVDLISETTHLSSVGLIEAFRFLPTLSKLYTKLGKIIEERRPKAIVLIDNQGFNLQLAKLARKKSIPTLYYFAPQIWLWGSWKAKKIAHLITHVIATLKTEEAAYKQVGAKVSFVGHPFVDTVRATLPPEEASRSLGLDPLKPVVGLLPGSRYQEVKNHLPILMEVVKIMLKQREEVQFVLPIADPVYREKIISQALGWPVTIIENKLDSPQPPFSSPPSLPVKIIGAKIYDALSICDLLITSSGIATMEATCLGIPMIIIYRTSYLTYFLARSLLKLPYVGMPNIIAQRQILPELLQREANPEKISILALDLLSNQHQREKMREDLASVVGTLGQPGAVKRAAQIVHSYL from the coding sequence ATGCAGGATACCATGACTCCCTCGGTTATGATAGTGGCGGGAGAGGTTTCGGGTGACCTCCATGGGGCAAGTTTAGCGGCGGCCCTTCGCCAATTAGACCCCGGTGTCAACATTTTTGGCACCGGCGGCGTGAGAATGAGACAGGCGGGCGTAGACCTCATCTCGGAGACGACTCATTTAAGCTCAGTAGGACTGATCGAGGCCTTCAGGTTCTTGCCGACTTTAAGCAAACTTTACACCAAATTAGGAAAAATTATAGAGGAAAGAAGACCTAAGGCCATAGTTTTAATAGATAATCAGGGATTCAACCTGCAATTGGCTAAACTGGCCCGAAAAAAGTCTATTCCTACCCTTTATTACTTTGCCCCCCAGATATGGCTCTGGGGAAGCTGGAAGGCAAAAAAGATCGCCCATCTCATTACCCATGTTATCGCCACTTTAAAAACCGAAGAAGCCGCCTACAAACAGGTGGGGGCCAAAGTCAGTTTCGTCGGCCATCCTTTTGTCGATACGGTCCGGGCCACTCTTCCACCTGAGGAAGCCTCTCGATCTCTCGGACTTGATCCCCTCAAGCCGGTGGTGGGCCTTCTTCCGGGAAGCAGATACCAGGAGGTCAAGAATCATCTTCCCATCCTCATGGAAGTAGTGAAGATAATGCTCAAGCAGCGGGAAGAGGTTCAATTCGTTCTTCCGATCGCTGATCCGGTCTACCGGGAAAAGATTATTAGTCAAGCCCTGGGATGGCCTGTGACCATTATTGAAAATAAGCTCGATAGTCCTCAGCCTCCATTCTCCAGTCCCCCGAGTCTGCCTGTTAAAATTATCGGGGCCAAGATATACGACGCCCTCAGCATCTGCGATTTACTTATTACCTCTTCGGGTATCGCCACTATGGAAGCAACTTGTCTGGGTATCCCGATGATTATTATCTACCGGACATCTTATCTCACCTATTTTCTGGCCCGCTCTCTTTTGAAGTTACCTTATGTGGGCATGCCTAATATTATTGCTCAAAGGCAAATACTTCCGGAACTCCTTCAACGGGAGGCCAATCCGGAAAAGATATCTATTTTGGCCCTTGATCTTCTATCTAATCAACACCAAAGAGAGAAAATGCGAGAGGACTTGGCCAGCGTAGTGGGGACGTTAGGTCAGCCCGGCGCTGTAAAAAGAGCCGCTCAGATCGTGCATTCTTATTTGTAA
- the ugpC gene encoding sn-glycerol-3-phosphate ABC transporter ATP-binding protein UgpC translates to MAKVALKGTTKIYPGQHIPAVKDITLTVKDKEFLVLLGPSGCGKSTILRMIAGLEEVTEGEIYLDDKLVNRVPPKDRDIAMVFQNYALYPHMSVYKNMAFGLKMRGYPKSQIKQRVIESAQMLGLEDLLDRKPKALSGGERQRVALGRAIVRKPRVFLFDEPLSNLDAKLRVQMRRNLVQLHRRLEATMIYVTHDQVEAMTMGDSIAILFEGRLQQVDDPLNLYDQPANKFVASFIGSPPMNLLPASVKQQPDGLYLKANGLSIKIDKDLRDYLGKEITFGFRPEDIQCTPGGPFKARVESVEPLGSKSNLYLRIGELSLATVTNSHSGLKIGEEIAVDFNRDKIHFFDEGGCRIP, encoded by the coding sequence ATGGCTAAGGTGGCCTTAAAAGGAACAACCAAGATATACCCTGGCCAGCACATACCAGCGGTTAAGGATATTACCCTGACGGTCAAAGACAAAGAGTTTTTGGTCCTGTTAGGTCCTTCCGGTTGTGGGAAATCAACCATCCTTCGGATGATTGCCGGTCTGGAGGAGGTAACCGAAGGAGAGATCTATCTTGATGATAAATTAGTTAATCGAGTCCCTCCTAAGGATAGAGACATTGCCATGGTCTTTCAAAACTACGCCCTGTATCCCCATATGAGCGTATATAAGAATATGGCCTTCGGCCTTAAGATGCGGGGGTATCCTAAATCTCAAATCAAGCAAAGGGTGATCGAATCGGCCCAGATGCTTGGCTTGGAGGATTTATTGGACAGAAAGCCCAAGGCCCTTTCTGGAGGTGAAAGACAGAGAGTGGCTTTAGGCCGGGCCATTGTTCGAAAACCCAGGGTCTTTCTTTTTGATGAGCCCTTGAGTAATTTAGATGCTAAATTAAGGGTCCAAATGAGAAGAAATCTGGTGCAGCTTCATCGTCGGTTAGAGGCTACTATGATTTATGTGACTCACGATCAAGTTGAAGCCATGACTATGGGTGATAGTATTGCCATCCTCTTCGAGGGCCGCCTCCAACAGGTAGACGACCCCCTCAATCTTTATGACCAGCCGGCCAATAAATTTGTGGCCTCTTTTATTGGCAGCCCTCCCATGAACCTTTTGCCGGCCTCGGTCAAACAGCAACCGGATGGACTGTATTTGAAGGCAAATGGATTATCCATAAAGATTGATAAAGACCTCAGAGATTATTTAGGTAAAGAAATTACCTTTGGCTTTAGACCGGAGGATATCCAATGCACACCAGGGGGCCCCTTCAAGGCCAGGGTGGAATCAGTTGAACCTTTAGGCTCAAAAAGCAACCTCTACCTGAGAATAGGCGAATTATCCCTGGCCACCGTAACAAACAGCCATTCTGGTCTCAAAATTGGAGAAGAGATAGCCGTTGATTTTAACCGCGACAAGATTCATTTCTTTGACGAGGGAGGATGCAGGATACCATGA
- a CDS encoding TIGR03960 family B12-binding radical SAM protein, producing the protein MSKVDINSILPFVTRPLRYLGDELNSIHKDHSQVDISVALAYADTYEIGQSHLGLKILYEVLNRQPDVVAERVYMPWFDAEEIMREKRLPLFSLESAAPISEFDILGFSLQYEMTYTNLLTMLELAQIPLKSSERDDSHPLVIAGGPCAANPEPLAEFIDFFCLGEGEELILDVVEVYRQHRRERRQKLFSRFAGVPGIYVPSLYEVTYHPDGTIRSFRPKDNQTPARIRKRTITDLDSSVYPVNQIVPYEETIHDRAVLEIFRGCTQGCRFCQAGMIYRPVRERSLARLCQQALEVIDQTGYEEISLLALSINDYTCIKELVSWLITRFKDRGVSTSLPSLRVDPKIKALAEQIKEIRKTGLTIAPEAGTERLRRVINKKIKEEELFETVRGAYQLGWRLIKLYFMIGLPTETEEDLEGIRHLVRRLKKEGGKDLKVSISCFVPKPHTPFQWVEQIALSEAEARLKYFKSNLNGRGLHLSWHEPELSLLEGVFARGDRRLAQVLMRAQAGGARFDSWPDHLRFDIWERAFAESNLDPCFYANRPRRRDEILPWDHIDMGVDKEFLRVEYEQAAAGAFTPDCRDGECHRCGVCGDDLKPEIQVQEVQPPLSREEASPRLFPQETRYRVRIKYAKGEELKYVSHGALTRALRRAISRARLPIAFSEGYSRLPKIAFSPPLPVGLTSEAEFMDLQLSRPQDISTLRDNLQQGLPPGLEVKEVVFLSPRARSLDEVINFMVYRVSLKIEMSLDEIKKRILNLLAHKEIWIKRMREKGEKSVEIRGFINDITVEETSRSGIYEFKLFILNSHLGTARPMEVITAILEDQAKILNMVRTDQFHRRVNDLLPAGYELFSPLSPDEALLKPRKGIPKRIGRW; encoded by the coding sequence ATGTCCAAAGTAGATATTAACTCCATCTTACCCTTTGTAACCAGACCCCTTCGCTATCTGGGAGATGAACTGAACAGCATTCACAAGGATCATTCTCAGGTGGATATCTCTGTGGCTCTAGCTTATGCGGACACCTACGAGATTGGTCAATCTCATTTAGGGCTAAAAATACTTTACGAAGTCCTGAACCGACAGCCGGACGTGGTGGCTGAAAGGGTTTATATGCCGTGGTTTGATGCCGAGGAGATAATGAGAGAAAAGAGGCTGCCTCTCTTTAGCCTGGAATCAGCCGCCCCTATCTCGGAATTTGATATCTTAGGCTTTTCCCTCCAGTATGAGATGACTTACACCAATCTCCTGACTATGCTGGAGTTAGCTCAAATCCCTCTTAAATCTTCAGAGCGGGATGATTCTCATCCTCTGGTCATTGCCGGAGGCCCCTGTGCTGCCAACCCCGAACCTTTAGCTGAATTTATTGATTTCTTTTGTTTGGGGGAAGGTGAAGAACTTATCCTGGATGTGGTGGAGGTCTATCGCCAGCACCGGCGAGAACGGCGGCAGAAACTCTTCTCCAGGTTTGCCGGAGTGCCGGGTATCTATGTCCCTTCGCTCTATGAAGTAACTTATCACCCGGATGGAACCATCCGCAGCTTTAGACCTAAAGATAACCAGACTCCGGCACGAATCAGAAAGCGAACCATAACGGATTTAGATTCAAGCGTATACCCTGTCAACCAAATTGTGCCTTACGAAGAGACCATCCATGACCGGGCGGTGCTTGAGATATTTCGGGGCTGCACTCAGGGATGCCGTTTCTGTCAGGCCGGAATGATCTATCGACCGGTTAGGGAACGCTCCCTGGCCAGGCTCTGTCAGCAGGCCCTGGAGGTTATCGACCAAACCGGATACGAGGAAATATCTCTCCTGGCTTTGAGCATCAATGACTACACCTGTATTAAAGAATTAGTCTCCTGGTTAATCACCAGATTTAAAGATAGGGGGGTATCTACTTCGCTTCCTTCCCTCCGGGTAGATCCAAAGATCAAGGCCCTGGCTGAGCAGATAAAAGAGATCAGAAAGACCGGCCTGACTATTGCCCCGGAAGCCGGCACAGAACGGCTCAGGCGCGTCATCAACAAAAAGATTAAAGAGGAAGAGCTTTTTGAAACAGTCAGAGGGGCCTATCAACTGGGCTGGAGGTTAATAAAATTATACTTTATGATTGGCCTGCCCACGGAAACTGAGGAAGATTTAGAAGGTATCCGCCACCTGGTCAGGAGGCTCAAAAAGGAGGGGGGAAAGGACCTCAAGGTCAGTATAAGCTGCTTTGTGCCTAAACCTCACACCCCCTTTCAATGGGTAGAGCAGATCGCCTTGTCCGAAGCCGAAGCCCGTCTCAAGTATTTCAAATCCAACCTGAATGGCCGGGGGCTTCATCTAAGCTGGCACGAGCCTGAGCTTAGTCTGCTTGAGGGTGTCTTTGCCAGGGGCGACAGAAGATTGGCGCAAGTGTTAATGCGGGCTCAGGCGGGCGGAGCCAGATTTGATTCATGGCCGGACCATCTCAGGTTTGATATCTGGGAACGAGCCTTTGCCGAATCCAACTTAGACCCTTGTTTCTACGCCAATCGCCCCAGAAGGCGTGATGAAATTTTGCCCTGGGACCATATCGATATGGGCGTAGACAAGGAGTTCCTCCGGGTGGAATACGAGCAGGCTGCGGCCGGGGCCTTCACCCCTGACTGTCGGGATGGGGAATGCCACAGGTGTGGGGTTTGTGGGGATGATCTAAAACCCGAGATTCAGGTTCAGGAGGTCCAGCCGCCGCTTTCCCGGGAAGAGGCCAGTCCTCGCCTCTTCCCTCAAGAAACCAGGTATAGGGTCAGAATAAAATATGCCAAAGGGGAAGAATTAAAGTACGTCTCGCATGGGGCGCTCACCCGAGCTTTGAGACGGGCCATAAGCAGGGCCCGCCTCCCCATCGCCTTCTCTGAAGGATACAGCCGATTACCCAAAATAGCCTTTAGCCCGCCTTTGCCTGTCGGCCTGACTTCAGAAGCAGAATTTATGGATTTGCAATTGAGCCGGCCGCAAGATATATCTACTCTCAGGGATAATCTGCAACAAGGCCTTCCGCCTGGCCTGGAAGTTAAGGAGGTAGTTTTTCTTTCTCCCAGGGCCCGGTCTCTGGATGAGGTGATAAATTTTATGGTCTATCGGGTCAGCCTAAAAATAGAGATGTCCTTAGATGAGATCAAAAAACGCATCTTAAATCTCCTGGCTCATAAGGAGATATGGATTAAGCGGATGAGGGAAAAAGGTGAGAAATCCGTTGAAATCAGGGGCTTCATTAATGATATAACAGTAGAAGAGACCTCGCGTTCAGGCATCTATGAGTTCAAATTATTCATTCTAAATTCTCATTTGGGAACGGCCAGGCCGATGGAGGTCATAACCGCTATCCTCGAGGATCAAGCCAAAATTCTGAATATGGTTCGAACCGATCAATTCCACCGGAGGGTAAATGATCTCCTGCCTGCCGGATACGAACTGTTCTCACCCCTAAGCCCTGATGAGGCCCTGCTTAAACCACGGAAGGGAATACCGAAAAGAATAGGGAGATGGTAG
- a CDS encoding Rne/Rng family ribonuclease produces MQKEIIISVSQEETKVALLENGHLAELFIERKATERLVGNIYKGVVKDILPGMEAAFVDIGMEKKAFLYISDVVVDHEIYSQLLASSEDEVDVAAELPSVSWQREDISALLQPNQEILIQVIKEPIKSKGAKITSHITLPGRYFVLTPTVDHIGVSRRITDEKERERLKQIAAKFLPRGMGFIIRTLGEGKSEDEFKKDADMLFNLWDKVKKRAETSPPLTLIHKDLSLVQKVLRDLVDEEIDRILCDDEATYTQILDSIDPSLKPKSYLYVEEEPLFESLGIEKEVKAALKRKVWLKCGGYLIIDQTEAMVAIDVNTGKYVGSDNLENTALKTNLESASEIARQIRLRNLAGTIIVDFIDMRNTRNQELVVSTLKEELARDRVRNDVISFIETGLVKITRKRSQESLDDILNQYCPVCGGEGRILSIKSIIIRAIQKLERITRHAKGGKVMITAHPEVARQIRDDEYLFQIGKRLGVEIQLSADENLNWEGLLFSTFPE; encoded by the coding sequence ATGCAAAAAGAAATAATCATATCCGTAAGTCAAGAGGAGACCAAGGTGGCCTTATTGGAGAACGGCCATTTGGCTGAGCTTTTTATCGAGAGGAAGGCCACGGAAAGATTAGTAGGTAACATTTATAAGGGGGTGGTCAAAGACATACTTCCAGGGATGGAGGCTGCCTTTGTAGATATTGGCATGGAGAAGAAGGCCTTCCTGTATATCTCTGATGTGGTCGTTGATCACGAAATCTACTCTCAACTTTTAGCCTCTTCAGAGGATGAGGTTGATGTGGCCGCAGAACTCCCGTCTGTCTCCTGGCAAAGGGAAGACATCTCGGCTCTCCTTCAGCCGAATCAGGAAATTCTTATCCAGGTCATAAAAGAGCCGATAAAGTCAAAAGGCGCCAAAATAACTTCCCATATTACCTTACCCGGACGTTATTTCGTGCTCACCCCCACCGTAGATCACATTGGTGTCTCCAGAAGAATCACCGATGAGAAAGAGCGGGAGAGGCTGAAGCAAATCGCCGCTAAATTTCTCCCTCGTGGTATGGGATTTATCATCCGCACCCTGGGTGAAGGGAAAAGTGAGGATGAATTTAAAAAGGATGCAGATATGCTCTTTAACCTCTGGGACAAGGTAAAGAAACGGGCTGAGACATCTCCTCCCCTGACCCTCATCCACAAGGATTTATCGCTGGTCCAAAAGGTCTTAAGAGATTTAGTCGATGAAGAAATAGATCGAATCTTATGCGATGATGAAGCGACCTACACCCAAATCCTGGACTCAATAGACCCGTCACTTAAGCCAAAGTCGTATTTATATGTAGAGGAAGAGCCCCTCTTTGAATCACTGGGAATAGAAAAGGAAGTCAAAGCGGCTCTCAAGAGAAAGGTATGGCTAAAATGCGGGGGCTATCTTATCATTGATCAAACTGAAGCCATGGTAGCCATTGATGTAAATACGGGCAAATATGTGGGATCTGATAACCTGGAGAACACGGCCTTGAAAACGAATCTGGAGTCAGCCTCTGAAATAGCCAGGCAGATCAGGCTTCGTAATTTGGCCGGCACTATCATTGTTGACTTTATCGATATGAGAAATACTAGGAATCAGGAACTAGTGGTGTCCACCCTGAAGGAAGAATTAGCCCGAGACAGGGTGAGGAACGATGTAATTTCTTTCATAGAAACCGGCTTGGTCAAGATTACCAGAAAGCGGAGCCAGGAAAGCTTAGATGATATCCTTAACCAGTATTGTCCTGTCTGTGGGGGTGAAGGACGGATTTTATCAATAAAAAGTATTATTATTCGGGCTATCCAGAAGCTGGAAAGAATTACCCGCCACGCTAAAGGCGGCAAGGTTATGATTACAGCCCACCCTGAGGTAGCCCGGCAGATCAGAGATGATGAATACTTATTCCAGATTGGAAAGAGGTTAGGCGTAGAGATTCAACTCAGCGCTGATGAGAACCTCAACTGGGAAGGCCTTCTCTTTTCTACTTTTCCGGAATAG
- the murG gene encoding undecaprenyldiphospho-muramoylpentapeptide beta-N-acetylglucosaminyltransferase, protein MRILVTGGGSGGHTAPAIAFVEALLKREPTANILYVGSTKGIETEIVPAKGIHFMAIHTGKLRRYFSLKTLPDLCLRLPLGILQALNTILHFKPDCIFSTGGYVSLPVVIAGRILKRPILIHEQTVEVGLANRIGGRLADRIAISFETSKRYFPLEKVVLTGNPVRPEILSGDRISAAKRFGLRPDLVTAYVTGGSQGSHRINQAIAQVLSRILEKAQVIHQCGERDFDWLSREAEGLGEELRQRYRLFRFIGSEIGEVFALTDLLVSRAGAGIVNEAATLGKPAIFIPLPSATRDEQTRNARMLADIGAAILILEQDLTPEILRDKIIDLVSNPAQLNQMGEAAKGISQPQAAENLIEEVIRLVNPP, encoded by the coding sequence ATGCGGATATTGGTTACAGGCGGCGGAAGCGGGGGGCATACGGCTCCGGCTATTGCCTTCGTAGAAGCGCTGCTCAAACGTGAGCCGACGGCAAACATCCTTTATGTAGGCAGCACTAAGGGGATAGAAACGGAGATAGTCCCTGCCAAAGGCATCCATTTCATGGCTATCCACACAGGAAAACTCCGCCGTTATTTTTCCTTAAAGACCCTGCCTGATCTTTGTCTTCGATTGCCTCTCGGTATCCTTCAGGCGCTAAACACTATCCTTCATTTTAAACCGGATTGCATCTTTTCTACAGGAGGGTATGTCTCCCTTCCGGTGGTTATTGCCGGCCGGATTCTAAAGAGACCGATTCTTATTCACGAACAGACGGTAGAGGTGGGCCTGGCTAACAGGATTGGAGGGCGATTGGCTGACAGGATTGCCATCTCCTTTGAGACCTCCAAGAGATATTTCCCTTTGGAAAAGGTTGTTCTGACCGGCAATCCTGTCCGGCCTGAGATTCTTAGCGGGGATCGGATTTCAGCCGCTAAAAGGTTCGGTTTAAGGCCTGATTTGGTTACGGCCTATGTTACTGGTGGATCCCAGGGGTCTCACCGGATCAACCAGGCCATAGCTCAGGTCCTTAGCCGGATCTTGGAAAAAGCCCAGGTGATCCATCAATGCGGCGAGCGTGATTTTGATTGGCTTTCAAGAGAAGCAGAAGGATTAGGCGAGGAACTCAGGCAAAGGTATCGGCTTTTCCGTTTTATTGGAAGTGAAATAGGGGAGGTTTTTGCCCTGACTGATTTGCTGGTCAGTCGGGCCGGAGCCGGTATTGTCAATGAGGCAGCTACTCTGGGCAAGCCGGCCATTTTTATCCCCTTGCCATCAGCCACCAGGGATGAGCAAACCAGAAACGCCCGAATGTTGGCCGACATTGGCGCGGCTATTCTCATCCTGGAGCAAGACCTGACCCCGGAGATCTTAAGGGACAAAATCATTGATCTGGTGTCAAATCCGGCTCAACTGAACCAGATGGGTGAGGCAGCTAAAGGTATCAGCCAGCCCCAGGCAGCCGAGAACTTGATCGAGGAGGTCATCAGGCTGGTAAATCCCCCTTGA
- the hisH gene encoding imidazole glycerol phosphate synthase subunit HisH, with product MIAIIDYGMGNLRSVQKAFEHLGYEARIAQTPAEIISANACVLPGVGAFRDAIGRLNQTRLDDLIREVIAEGKPFLGICLGMQLLFSRSYEYGEYEGLGILEGVINKFPPPLRVPHIGWNTVAPRNKAEGGWQKADGGLNTSAPSKEENPLFSGIPANSYFYFVHSYYVQPSDEGVTAATTEYGFEFTSMIRRNNLLATQFHPEKSQQFGLTMLKNFAQLAEKSNYAGG from the coding sequence ATGATCGCCATTATTGATTACGGAATGGGCAACTTGCGGAGTGTGCAAAAGGCCTTTGAGCATTTAGGATACGAGGCTAGGATTGCTCAGACACCGGCTGAAATTATTTCAGCCAATGCCTGTGTCCTTCCCGGCGTAGGCGCCTTCAGGGATGCCATTGGACGTCTCAATCAAACCAGGCTCGACGACCTTATCCGAGAGGTAATTGCAGAGGGAAAGCCTTTTTTGGGCATCTGCTTAGGGATGCAGCTTCTCTTTTCTCGAAGTTATGAGTATGGAGAATATGAAGGACTGGGTATCCTCGAGGGGGTAATAAATAAATTCCCTCCACCGCTTCGGGTGCCTCATATTGGCTGGAACACGGTTGCCCCTCGAAATAAGGCAGAAGGCGGATGGCAGAAGGCGGATGGCGGATTAAATACATCTGCCCCCTCCAAGGAGGAGAATCCCCTCTTTTCCGGCATACCAGCTAATTCCTATTTCTACTTTGTCCACTCTTATTATGTTCAACCATCAGATGAGGGCGTCACGGCCGCCACCACTGAATACGGATTTGAATTTACTTCTATGATCCGGCGGAATAATCTCTTGGCCACTCAATTTCACCCGGAGAAGAGCCAACAATTTGGGTTAACAATGCTCAAGAACTTTGCCCAACTGGCAGAAAAAAGTAACTACGCAGGTGGATAG
- a CDS encoding type II toxin-antitoxin system PemK/MazF family toxin → MGQFVKGDVVVVPFPYTDLTASSRRPALVVATLTGDDVILCQITSQAISDRYAIPLVKADFKTGGLSQDSNIRPNRLFTADSNIILYRAGVVRSEKVKQVVAKLVEIIRA, encoded by the coding sequence ATGGGCCAATTTGTGAAAGGTGATGTGGTCGTTGTCCCCTTTCCGTACACGGACTTGACCGCCAGCAGTAGACGGCCGGCCCTGGTCGTGGCGACCTTGACTGGTGATGATGTGATTTTGTGCCAGATTACCAGCCAAGCCATCAGTGACCGCTACGCGATACCGCTGGTCAAAGCGGACTTCAAAACTGGGGGGCTGTCTCAGGATAGCAACATTCGCCCCAACCGGCTGTTCACCGCTGATTCCAACATCATCTTGTACCGTGCGGGCGTAGTCCGGTCGGAGAAAGTCAAGCAAGTGGTGGCGAAACTCGTGGAGATTATCCGGGCATAG